TGCTCAGGAACTGATGAGCAAGTCGTACTGTTTCTATAAGAAGGACACGATGGAAGCTGTGGCTGCCTTTTGTGTGATAAACACGGATATTTCGGTTGACCTGATTCCAAAGAGTACGAGGAACAAGCTGAACAGGAAAATTCCTTATGCCAAGCAGAGGGATCATTATCCTGCTGTGTTGATAGGTCAGATTGCTGTGTTTGACGGCTTTTTGAAGTATCACCTTGGCGATGAGCTGATGGCCACTATCAAGTGGTGGCTAAGGAATGTGGCAAACATGGTACCAGCAAGATATGTTGTGGTTGATGCAGTGAACCATCCTAAGGTTTTGGATTTTTATGCCCGCAACCAGTTTTGGCCTGTGTTCAAAACTGAGGAGGATGAACGCGAGGCGAATGAACTGGAGGAAGGTGAACCATTGATGACTAGGTTCATGATTGCTGACTTGAAGGTATAGTATAAGACATTTGGTTTTAAAATGTAGGTCACATCGGTTGATGTGACCCTAAATAGTTTTGATGTGACAGTGGGACACGTGTGACATGGGACAGGTTCATCGTCACTTCGTGAGCAAAAACATCGATTGTTATCACAATCTAAAAAACAGATATTACCATGATTGAGCAGTGATGTAATGGTACATTATTAAACCAAAATAGAAAGGGAAGTGCACAAAAATGAAGTAAAAGTGCAGAAAAAAGGAGGAAAATGTTGCTGATTGTGATAAAAAACGCCAAAAAGTAGCGATTTTATGTTTAAATGAGAGTGGAAAAATGTAATTTTGCAGTCGCAAAATGAAGAAATAGCTACATTTTAATGGCAAATTATGTGTAAACTCACGATAAAAAATATAGGTCCAATCAAGGAAATTAAGATGGACGTTAACAAGATTACTTTCTTGTTGGGGCCTCAGAGCAGTGGTAAAAGTACTATTGCTAAAGTATTGTGTCATTGCCAGTGGATAGAGAAACGTTGTTATAACAATTTTGAAGAAGAGCGGGAGAAGTTCATTTTGGGTACTTCATTCGTTGATGGCTTCAATGAATACTACCGTTTCAATGGCTATTTCCGTGATGATAGCTATATCCTTTACGAAGGGAATTATATAACCTTGGAATACAAGAACAAAAAACTGGGAATCTCAAAAAATCCAGATGAGAATTATGAGTATCCCAAACTGTGCTATGTGCCTGCGGAGAGAAATCTTGTTGCAGCAATACCCAATCTTCGAAAATACAATGATACGAACGACTTGATATTGTATTTCTTGTATGACTGGTTTGAGGCTCGCGAATATCTGAAGGAGATGAACCTGGATGATATTATAGAAAGGCGTGTGAAGTATGTATTTGAGAAATCGAACAATAGCGATATCATCTATGATGGAGATGATGCCAAATTGGACTTGAAGAATGCTTCGAGCGGTCTTCAGTCTGTAGTCCCATTGCTG
This region of Prevotella sp. E13-27 genomic DNA includes:
- a CDS encoding AAA family ATPase, whose amino-acid sequence is MCKLTIKNIGPIKEIKMDVNKITFLLGPQSSGKSTIAKVLCHCQWIEKRCYNNFEEEREKFILGTSFVDGFNEYYRFNGYFRDDSYILYEGNYITLEYKNKKLGISKNPDENYEYPKLCYVPAERNLVAAIPNLRKYNDTNDLILYFLYDWFEAREYLKEMNLDDIIERRVKYVFEKSNNSDIIYDGDDAKLDLKNASSGLQSVVPLLTVSTYILEGVFKRYKPLSSEQKMYLEKANLPEDAFFYKRSDIYIEEPEQNLFPDAQQKFVYWLMREMRESPRQHSALITTHSPFVLFSLNNCLIGALAEKKLPEQVKKDSPSKESWIDPKLVTVYEIHDGKLKTIQEESGLLMHNYLNQAYRKINAEYLAMLDYYED
- a CDS encoding N-acetyltransferase, translating into MGYLSENCSFALLTEELHGALTGFDCQREPAIQAFFRDEAILNAQELMSKSYCFYKKDTMEAVAAFCVINTDISVDLIPKSTRNKLNRKIPYAKQRDHYPAVLIGQIAVFDGFLKYHLGDELMATIKWWLRNVANMVPARYVVVDAVNHPKVLDFYARNQFWPVFKTEEDEREANELEEGEPLMTRFMIADLKV